From Parambassis ranga chromosome 9, fParRan2.1, whole genome shotgun sequence, the proteins below share one genomic window:
- the ficd gene encoding protein adenylyltransferase FICD isoform X2 translates to MAAVTIWRYTSARVLGGWGPLLCVILGSLVALLMPLVGVEDRCCGSLKSIAQLRCLLWGSSQHSSAVQSTSLTVPFTALDVLPQKSKPSKEMELEAKAALQQALEMKKLGKRDKAHKLLVHALSMNPEFVDALTELGTILEEEKDVVQADHLYTKALAISPCNKRALISRDRTLPLVEEIDQRYFSIIDSKVRRLMSIPKGNSALRRVMEETYYHHIYHTVAIEGSTLTLSEIRHIIETRYAVPGKSLQEQNEAIGVDAAMKYINTTLLSRSGDMTVSDILEIHRRVLGYVDPVEGGRLRTNQVFVGHHIPPHPQDLQRHMQELVHWLNSEEALQLHPVEYAALAHYKLVACCRATRSWPGAGLS, encoded by the exons ATGGCTGCTGTGACGATCTGGCGTTACACCAGCGCCCGTGTCCTCGGAGGATGGGGCCCGCTGCTTTGCGTTATCCTCGGCTCCCTGGTGGCACTCCTGATGCCTCTAGTTGGGGTGGAGGACCGGTGCTGTGGCTCGCTGAAGAGCATTGCTCAGCTCCGCTGTCTGCTCTGGGGGAGCTCACAACACTCCTCAGCTGTACAGTCCACCAGCCTTACCGTCCCATTCACTGCCCTTGATGTGCTACCTCAGAAGTCAAAGCCAAGCAAAG AGATGGAGCTGGAGGCCAAAGCAGCGCTGCAGCAGGCTCTCGAGATGAAGAAACTTGGGAAGAGGGACAAGGCCCACAAGCTTCTGGTGCATGCGCTCAGCATGAACCCAGAATTTGTGGATGCCCTGACTGAGCTGGGGACCATtctagaggaggagaaggacgtCGTCCAAGCAGATCACCTGTACACCAAAGCTTTAGCCATCTCACCATGTAACAAGAGAGCTCTGATCAGCCGAGACCGAACTCTGCCCCTGGTGGAGGAGATTGACCAGCGTTACTTCAGCATCATTGACAGTAAAGTGCGTCGGCTTATGTCCATTCCTAAAGGCAATTCTGCACTCCGGCGAGTGATGGAGGAAACCTACTACCATCACATCTACCACACAGTGGCCATTGAAGGCAGTACGCTCACGTTGTCTGAGATTCGTCACATCATCGAGACGCGGTATGCTGTTCCTGGAAAGAGCCTTCAGGAGCAGAATGAGGCCATTGGTGTGGATGCAGCCATGAAGTACATCAACACCACACTGCTTTCCAGATCAGGAGACATGACTGTCAGTGACATCCTTGAGATTCACCGGCGGGTGCTTGGCTATGTGGATCCGGTGGAAGGAGGGAGACTGCGCACCAACCAAGTGTTTGTGGGCCATCACATCCCACCCCACCCTCAGGAtctgcagagacacatgcagGAGCTGGTTCATTGGCTCAACTCTGAAGAGGCTCTGCAGTTGCACCCTGTGGAGTATGCAGCTCTTGCACACTACAAACTGGT AGCATGCTGTCGGGCTACCAGGAGCTGGCCAGGAGCAGGCCTGTCCTGA
- the ficd gene encoding protein adenylyltransferase FICD isoform X1: protein MAAVTIWRYTSARVLGGWGPLLCVILGSLVALLMPLVGVEDRCCGSLKSIAQLRCLLWGSSQHSSAVQSTSLTVPFTALDVLPQKSKPSKEMELEAKAALQQALEMKKLGKRDKAHKLLVHALSMNPEFVDALTELGTILEEEKDVVQADHLYTKALAISPCNKRALISRDRTLPLVEEIDQRYFSIIDSKVRRLMSIPKGNSALRRVMEETYYHHIYHTVAIEGSTLTLSEIRHIIETRYAVPGKSLQEQNEAIGVDAAMKYINTTLLSRSGDMTVSDILEIHRRVLGYVDPVEGGRLRTNQVFVGHHIPPHPQDLQRHMQELVHWLNSEEALQLHPVEYAALAHYKLVYVHPFVDGNGRTSRLLMNLVLMQARYPPITIRKEQRAEYYAALDTANEGDVRPFIRFIAKCTEITLDTLLISTTEHAVGLPGAGQEQACPDCKQTIPVHN, encoded by the exons ATGGCTGCTGTGACGATCTGGCGTTACACCAGCGCCCGTGTCCTCGGAGGATGGGGCCCGCTGCTTTGCGTTATCCTCGGCTCCCTGGTGGCACTCCTGATGCCTCTAGTTGGGGTGGAGGACCGGTGCTGTGGCTCGCTGAAGAGCATTGCTCAGCTCCGCTGTCTGCTCTGGGGGAGCTCACAACACTCCTCAGCTGTACAGTCCACCAGCCTTACCGTCCCATTCACTGCCCTTGATGTGCTACCTCAGAAGTCAAAGCCAAGCAAAG AGATGGAGCTGGAGGCCAAAGCAGCGCTGCAGCAGGCTCTCGAGATGAAGAAACTTGGGAAGAGGGACAAGGCCCACAAGCTTCTGGTGCATGCGCTCAGCATGAACCCAGAATTTGTGGATGCCCTGACTGAGCTGGGGACCATtctagaggaggagaaggacgtCGTCCAAGCAGATCACCTGTACACCAAAGCTTTAGCCATCTCACCATGTAACAAGAGAGCTCTGATCAGCCGAGACCGAACTCTGCCCCTGGTGGAGGAGATTGACCAGCGTTACTTCAGCATCATTGACAGTAAAGTGCGTCGGCTTATGTCCATTCCTAAAGGCAATTCTGCACTCCGGCGAGTGATGGAGGAAACCTACTACCATCACATCTACCACACAGTGGCCATTGAAGGCAGTACGCTCACGTTGTCTGAGATTCGTCACATCATCGAGACGCGGTATGCTGTTCCTGGAAAGAGCCTTCAGGAGCAGAATGAGGCCATTGGTGTGGATGCAGCCATGAAGTACATCAACACCACACTGCTTTCCAGATCAGGAGACATGACTGTCAGTGACATCCTTGAGATTCACCGGCGGGTGCTTGGCTATGTGGATCCGGTGGAAGGAGGGAGACTGCGCACCAACCAAGTGTTTGTGGGCCATCACATCCCACCCCACCCTCAGGAtctgcagagacacatgcagGAGCTGGTTCATTGGCTCAACTCTGAAGAGGCTCTGCAGTTGCACCCTGTGGAGTATGCAGCTCTTGCACACTACAAACTGGTGTATGTGCACCCATTTGTAGATGGTAACGGACGCACATCACGGCTACTCATGAATCTTGTGCTCATGCAAGCTCGATATCCACCGATTACTATTCGTAAAGAGCAAAGGGCTGAATATTATGCAGCTTTAGACACAGCCAATGAGGGTGATGTGCGGCCGTTCATCCGCTTTATTGCCAAATGTACAGAAATAACCTTGGATACATTGTTGATTTCTACAACAGAGCATGCTGTCGGGCTACCAGGAGCTGGCCAGGAGCAGGCCTGTCCTGACTGCAAACAGACCATCCCAGTCCACAACTGA